A window of the Teredinibacter franksiae genome harbors these coding sequences:
- a CDS encoding DUF1839 family protein, which produces MKSLLPLNPHAYQQHAIHGDDRIWAETNCYVDVLIELIHAFGYNPVAGLAFTLSIDFESDQWTFFKYPPIDLLELYGMDVQELNPWRSLAIHVQTQVEAGRPVLVELDSYYLPDTAGTAYKTDHVKSTVAVNEIDIEKKHMGYFHGQGYYHVGGEDFEQLFQLNGLVHERMLPPYIELIKLREQPNKINGQILLRRSIISLQRQLRIMPEQNPFDKFSEQFIVDVNWLRQESIDSFHKYAFATLRQFGACFELSATYLQWLTDSGETDLEVARAGYLAISNDVKTYQFKLARSIARNKIIALDELHSMAKHWQQCRDILTTKYLK; this is translated from the coding sequence ATGAAAAGCCTATTACCTCTCAACCCGCACGCTTACCAACAACACGCAATACACGGCGATGACAGAATTTGGGCTGAAACCAACTGTTATGTGGATGTACTAATTGAACTGATTCACGCGTTTGGTTACAACCCTGTTGCTGGTCTTGCGTTTACGCTTTCTATTGATTTTGAAAGTGATCAGTGGACATTCTTTAAATACCCCCCCATAGATTTACTCGAACTCTACGGTATGGACGTACAGGAATTAAACCCCTGGCGAAGCTTGGCAATACATGTTCAAACGCAGGTGGAGGCTGGCCGCCCTGTACTTGTCGAGTTAGATTCATATTATTTACCCGATACGGCGGGCACGGCCTATAAAACGGACCACGTAAAATCGACAGTTGCCGTAAATGAAATAGACATAGAAAAAAAGCATATGGGCTATTTTCATGGGCAGGGCTATTATCACGTGGGCGGGGAGGATTTTGAACAGCTATTTCAGCTAAACGGCCTTGTTCATGAGCGAATGCTTCCGCCTTACATTGAGCTGATTAAGCTGCGTGAGCAACCTAATAAAATAAATGGTCAGATATTATTACGGCGCTCAATTATATCGCTTCAGCGCCAGCTCAGAATCATGCCGGAACAAAATCCATTTGATAAATTCAGTGAGCAATTTATAGTGGATGTAAATTGGTTGCGTCAAGAGTCTATCGATAGTTTCCATAAATATGCCTTTGCAACACTCCGGCAGTTTGGTGCTTGCTTTGAACTTTCGGCAACATATCTGCAGTGGCTGACCGATTCTGGCGAGACGGATTTGGAGGTGGCAAGGGCCGGTTATCTTGCCATTTCGAACGATGTCAAAACCTACCAATTTAAACTCGCACGCAGCATTGCCAGAAACAAAATTATAGCGTTAGATGAATTACACAGTATGGCGAAGCATTGGCAGCAATGCCGTGATATTTTAACGACCAAATACTTAAAATAG